A window of Halomonas sp. GFAJ-1 contains these coding sequences:
- a CDS encoding copper resistance protein, translating into MQFRSLLAGSAMLALLVGCAAGPTEQREEAGISGSQVNYQGTLPCRNCDGIDLDVHLTGEEASAPEERTFTLDATYRNHPQTPPDENYAGNWEVLRGTPSDPDATVYELTPDGDGQIYYFMRIDERTLELIDPERRRFENGEMLQLQRQ; encoded by the coding sequence ATGCAATTCAGGAGTTTGCTAGCCGGTTCGGCTATGTTGGCACTGCTGGTGGGCTGCGCAGCTGGCCCAACGGAACAGCGCGAAGAGGCAGGTATCAGCGGATCACAGGTTAACTACCAGGGCACACTGCCGTGTCGTAACTGTGACGGCATCGACCTAGATGTACACTTGACGGGCGAAGAGGCGAGCGCTCCGGAAGAAAGGACGTTCACGTTAGACGCAACTTACCGTAACCATCCCCAAACACCCCCGGATGAAAACTATGCGGGCAACTGGGAAGTGCTGAGGGGGACACCTTCTGATCCAGATGCCACGGTATATGAGCTGACGCCAGATGGCGATGGTCAGATCTATTACTTCATGCGTATTGATGAGCGCACGCTTGAGCTAATTGACCCTGAGCGTCGTCGTTTTGAAAATGGAGAGATGCTGCAATTACAGCGTCAGTAG
- a CDS encoding imidazoleglycerol-phosphate dehydratase, with protein sequence MSARIATVSRDTNETQITVSVNLDGEGRLRCETGVPFLDHMLDQVARHGMVDLDIQANGDLHIDDHHTVEDLGITLGQAFHQAIGDKRGIYRYGHAYVPLDEALSRVVIDFSGRPGLFMNVDFTRDTIGRMDTQLFWEFFQGFVNHARVTLHIDNVKGFNAHHQAETIFKAFGRALRMAVAEDPRMAGQMPSTKGSL encoded by the coding sequence ATGTCAGCGCGTATTGCCACGGTAAGCCGTGACACCAACGAAACGCAGATTACGGTCAGCGTCAACCTTGATGGCGAAGGCCGCCTGCGCTGTGAAACCGGCGTCCCGTTTCTTGACCACATGCTTGATCAAGTGGCGCGACATGGGATGGTGGATCTCGATATTCAGGCTAACGGTGACCTGCATATTGATGACCACCACACGGTTGAAGACCTGGGCATTACCCTAGGCCAAGCGTTTCACCAAGCAATCGGCGATAAACGCGGCATTTACCGCTACGGTCACGCCTATGTACCGCTTGATGAAGCACTCTCTCGGGTAGTGATTGATTTTTCTGGCCGTCCAGGGCTTTTCATGAATGTCGACTTTACCCGGGATACTATTGGCCGGATGGATACTCAACTCTTTTGGGAGTTTTTCCAGGGCTTTGTGAACCATGCGCGTGTCACGCTGCATATCGACAATGTAAAAGGCTTTAATGCTCACCACCAGGCTGAAACTATTTTTAAAGCCTTTGGCCGTGCGCTGCGCATGGCGGTGGCAGAAGACCCACGCATGGCGGGCCAAATGCCGTCTACCAAAGGAAGCTTATAA
- a CDS encoding selenide,water dikinase SelD — translation MSTIRLTQYSHGAGCGCKIAPDILDSILAKAGPGAGNKRLIVGNQGREDAAVYDLGDGRGMIATTDFFMPIVDDPFDFGRIAATNAISDVYAMGGTPVMALGILGWPLDKLSPEIAGDVIAGAQAVCRELGVALAGGHSIDAPEPMFGLAVNGLVDLANLKLNSQAKPGDMLFLTKSLGVGLLTTAEKRGLLEAGHHGLARETMLKPNNIGIDLAKVKGVNAMTDVTGFGLAGHLAEMCSASGVMAQIDFRRLPRLAEAEAYRRQGAVPGGTQRNRDALGKALPAMDDPHWQWLCDPQTSGGLLISVDPAWEDDVERIGRDHGITLVPFGVMKAPQGDAQIEVIG, via the coding sequence ATGAGCACGATTCGGTTAACCCAATATAGCCACGGAGCGGGCTGCGGCTGCAAAATTGCCCCTGACATACTGGACAGCATACTTGCCAAAGCGGGGCCAGGGGCTGGCAATAAGCGGCTAATTGTGGGGAACCAGGGGCGTGAAGATGCCGCGGTGTATGACCTGGGCGATGGCCGGGGCATGATCGCAACGACCGACTTTTTTATGCCCATTGTCGATGACCCCTTCGATTTTGGTCGGATAGCCGCCACCAATGCGATTAGCGATGTTTATGCCATGGGCGGCACACCGGTCATGGCGCTGGGTATTTTGGGCTGGCCGTTGGATAAGCTCAGCCCTGAAATTGCCGGCGATGTAATAGCCGGTGCCCAGGCAGTCTGCCGTGAGCTGGGTGTTGCTCTGGCAGGGGGCCACTCGATAGATGCCCCAGAGCCAATGTTTGGCCTAGCGGTCAATGGGTTGGTAGACCTCGCTAACTTAAAACTCAATAGCCAGGCTAAGCCCGGCGATATGCTGTTCTTAACTAAATCCCTAGGGGTTGGGTTATTAACCACCGCTGAAAAACGTGGCTTATTGGAAGCGGGGCATCACGGCCTTGCCCGTGAAACAATGCTCAAGCCTAACAATATTGGTATTGATCTAGCCAAGGTGAAGGGGGTCAATGCGATGACCGATGTGACCGGCTTTGGCTTAGCAGGGCACTTGGCAGAAATGTGCAGTGCCAGCGGGGTGATGGCTCAAATTGACTTTCGCCGCCTTCCACGTCTAGCCGAAGCTGAAGCCTATCGTCGCCAGGGGGCGGTGCCCGGAGGTACGCAACGTAACCGTGACGCCCTTGGGAAGGCGCTGCCTGCGATGGACGACCCCCACTGGCAGTGGCTATGCGACCCACAAACCTCGGGCGGTCTGCTGATTAGCGTTGATCCGGCCTGGGAGGACGATGTTGAACGTATCGGGCGTGATCATGGCATAACCCTAGTGCCCTTTGGCGTGATGAAAGCACCCCAGGGAGACGCGCAAATAGAGGTTATTGGATGA
- a CDS encoding acyl-CoA N-acyltransferase, producing the protein MPVTLQYVDQARWEAEEQVRIDLVRIYEDAPQERMPAPTVMPFIEQYLKEPRFFACAHFNDRLLGAVAVQDAADRAWWLSQLCVRKTTRRRGVGTRLMALLGEQAKQEGRVLRIATTTLPLADRVLLSKMGYRPVASEQPPEPGAPATSDFVELDPQGKG; encoded by the coding sequence ATGCCGGTGACACTGCAGTATGTCGACCAGGCCCGTTGGGAAGCTGAAGAACAGGTGCGGATCGACTTGGTGCGCATTTACGAAGATGCCCCTCAAGAACGTATGCCTGCCCCAACGGTCATGCCTTTCATAGAGCAGTATTTAAAAGAGCCACGTTTTTTTGCCTGCGCACATTTCAACGACCGCTTGTTAGGCGCAGTAGCCGTACAAGATGCCGCTGACCGTGCGTGGTGGCTTTCTCAGCTGTGTGTACGAAAAACTACCCGGCGCCGAGGGGTAGGCACACGGCTAATGGCTTTATTAGGCGAGCAAGCAAAACAAGAGGGGCGGGTTTTGCGTATCGCCACCACAACGCTTCCGCTTGCTGACCGTGTTCTGCTCTCTAAAATGGGTTACCGGCCAGTGGCCAGCGAGCAGCCCCCCGAGCCAGGCGCCCCGGCCACCAGCGACTTTGTTGAGCTAGACCCACAAGGAAAAGGGTAA
- a CDS encoding DNA repair protein RadA, which translates to MAKAKSAFVCTECGAEYRKWQGQCNSCQEWNTLSEIRLASARPGSGAATGRSGYAGDLSRDVVDLSNVDLSEVPRLSSTFAEFDRVLGGGLVPGSAVLLGGNPGAGKSTLLLQTACKLAQQRRILYVTGEESLSQVAMRAHRLQLPTSGLQMLAETSVETILAVADRENPEILVIDSIQTMHLEDISSTPGGVAQVRESAAALTRFAKQTNTVLLLVGHVTKDGTLAGPKVLEHMIDASLLLEGGADSRFRTLRGQKNRFGAVNELGVFAMLEQGLKEVKNPSAIFLSRPEQQAPGSLVMVVWEGTRPILVEVQALVDESALGNPRRVAVGVDQNRLAMLLAVLNRHGGLFTGDQDVFLNVVGGVKVLETSADLAVLLAVVSSLQNRALPKELVVFGEVGLSGEIRPVPSGQERISEAAKHGFLRAIVPRANAPKQAPKGMEVIPVDKLSDALDAL; encoded by the coding sequence GTGGCGAAAGCGAAAAGTGCCTTTGTATGTACCGAATGCGGTGCTGAGTATCGAAAGTGGCAGGGCCAATGCAACAGCTGCCAGGAGTGGAATACGCTTAGCGAGATTCGTTTGGCCAGTGCGCGGCCTGGCAGCGGTGCTGCCACCGGCAGGAGTGGTTACGCAGGCGACTTATCCCGGGACGTCGTAGATCTGAGCAATGTAGATCTAAGCGAAGTGCCACGCTTGTCCTCAACCTTTGCCGAGTTTGATCGTGTCTTGGGCGGTGGTTTGGTGCCTGGCTCTGCAGTACTGCTGGGGGGCAACCCTGGGGCAGGTAAGTCCACGCTGCTGCTTCAGACGGCCTGTAAGCTGGCTCAGCAGCGGCGTATTTTATATGTCACTGGTGAAGAGTCGCTTTCTCAAGTTGCCATGCGAGCACACCGTCTGCAGTTACCCACTAGTGGGCTGCAAATGCTGGCTGAAACCAGCGTCGAAACTATTTTGGCCGTGGCGGATCGCGAAAATCCTGAGATTTTAGTCATCGACTCTATCCAAACGATGCACCTTGAAGATATCAGCTCGACACCGGGTGGGGTGGCTCAGGTGCGTGAGTCTGCGGCTGCCTTGACGCGCTTTGCCAAGCAAACCAATACCGTCCTGCTGCTGGTAGGCCATGTGACCAAAGACGGCACTCTCGCGGGGCCTAAAGTGCTTGAGCATATGATTGATGCTTCGCTACTGCTTGAAGGCGGTGCCGACTCACGCTTTCGTACTCTGCGTGGGCAAAAAAACCGCTTTGGTGCGGTGAATGAGCTAGGCGTCTTTGCGATGCTGGAGCAAGGCTTAAAAGAGGTGAAAAACCCCAGCGCGATCTTTCTTTCTCGCCCGGAGCAGCAAGCGCCAGGTAGCCTGGTGATGGTGGTTTGGGAAGGCACACGGCCTATTTTGGTTGAGGTACAGGCATTGGTAGACGAGTCTGCACTGGGTAATCCTCGCCGCGTGGCGGTAGGGGTAGATCAAAATCGCCTAGCAATGCTACTGGCGGTGCTTAATCGCCATGGCGGACTATTTACGGGCGACCAGGATGTCTTTCTCAATGTCGTGGGTGGGGTGAAGGTACTTGAAACCAGTGCTGACCTTGCAGTGCTGCTCGCAGTGGTCTCTAGCCTACAAAACCGCGCCCTGCCCAAAGAGCTGGTGGTATTTGGCGAAGTGGGTTTGTCAGGAGAGATCCGCCCTGTGCCAAGCGGCCAAGAGCGTATTTCCGAGGCGGCAAAGCACGGATTTTTACGCGCTATTGTGCCCCGGGCCAATGCGCCAAAACAGGCTCCAAAGGGGATGGAGGTTATCCCGGTCGATAAATTGAGCGATGCCCTAGACGCGCTCTAG
- a CDS encoding imidazole glycerol phosphate synthase subunit HisF: protein MSLSKRIIPCLDVDAGRVVKGVNFIGIRDAGDPVEIAQRYNLQGADEITFLDITASHEDRATTVEMVERIAGEVFIPLTVGGGIRTCDDIRTMLNAGADKVSINTAAVTNPEFVREAAERFGSQCIVVAIDAKKVSKDGEPDRWEIFTHGGRRPTGLDAVEWAKKMVDFGAGELLLTSMDRDGTKIGFDLGVTHAISEAVSVPVIASGGVGNLDHLVDGVLKGGADAVLAASIFHFGEYTIPEAKRYMAERGIEMRL from the coding sequence ATGAGCTTATCCAAGCGCATTATTCCCTGCCTGGATGTAGATGCTGGGCGCGTGGTGAAAGGCGTTAACTTTATAGGTATTCGCGATGCAGGCGACCCCGTTGAAATCGCTCAGCGCTATAACCTGCAAGGCGCCGACGAAATTACGTTTTTAGACATTACCGCCAGCCACGAAGACCGCGCGACAACGGTTGAAATGGTCGAACGCATCGCTGGCGAAGTGTTTATTCCCCTCACTGTTGGTGGCGGTATTCGTACTTGCGATGATATTCGCACCATGCTGAACGCGGGCGCCGATAAGGTCTCAATCAATACCGCCGCAGTGACCAACCCAGAGTTTGTTCGGGAAGCCGCTGAGCGCTTTGGCAGTCAGTGCATTGTGGTCGCCATTGACGCTAAAAAGGTCTCCAAAGACGGCGAACCAGACCGTTGGGAAATTTTTACCCACGGTGGACGGCGACCTACTGGGCTGGATGCCGTTGAGTGGGCCAAAAAAATGGTCGACTTTGGCGCAGGCGAACTGTTGCTCACCAGCATGGACCGCGATGGCACGAAAATTGGCTTTGACCTGGGGGTTACCCATGCGATTTCCGAAGCGGTGAGCGTACCGGTGATTGCCTCTGGCGGCGTGGGCAACTTGGATCACCTTGTCGATGGTGTACTCAAAGGCGGTGCTGATGCGGTGCTGGCAGCGAGCATTTTCCACTTTGGTGAATACACAATTCCCGAAGCAAAGCGCTATATGGCGGAACGCGGCATTGAAATGCGGCTCTAG
- a CDS encoding glutamine amidotransferase codes for MHIHLLQHGPDHGPARLTDWLESMGHSYTVFHLYAGELTPRLGECDALIVLDGPEQLLSEPPRWFKAEKKLINRYLDGQKPLLGIGLGALWTAEALGAVVAPGTYPETGWHQIILAPESTIDLPEQFEAFLWHRYVFSLPDEALPLGGSAAAPLQGFSWDAGRVVGLLCHLEVTRASVAALLEHAQRPQPKSGATGYFIQTDQQIFEDPTRFIRLAPLLDRVMTQWLKAA; via the coding sequence ATGCATATTCATCTGCTACAGCACGGCCCTGACCATGGCCCCGCTCGTCTTACCGACTGGCTTGAGAGCATGGGTCATAGTTACACCGTCTTTCATCTTTATGCGGGCGAACTTACACCACGCCTTGGTGAATGCGATGCCCTTATTGTACTCGATGGCCCAGAGCAGTTGTTAAGTGAGCCACCCCGTTGGTTTAAAGCCGAAAAGAAACTGATCAACCGCTATTTGGATGGCCAAAAACCCTTGCTGGGTATCGGATTGGGAGCACTGTGGACAGCGGAGGCTCTCGGCGCGGTGGTAGCGCCCGGCACCTACCCTGAAACTGGCTGGCATCAGATCATCCTGGCCCCAGAGAGCACCATCGACTTACCTGAGCAGTTCGAAGCGTTTTTATGGCACCGCTATGTATTTAGCCTGCCGGATGAGGCGCTGCCGCTAGGGGGGAGTGCAGCGGCACCGCTGCAAGGGTTTTCGTGGGATGCAGGGCGCGTGGTGGGCCTTCTGTGCCACTTAGAAGTTACGCGCGCTAGCGTAGCAGCCCTGCTTGAACACGCTCAACGTCCCCAACCAAAAAGCGGTGCTACTGGCTACTTTATCCAAACAGACCAACAAATATTCGAAGATCCCACCCGCTTTATCCGTTTAGCACCACTGCTTGATCGCGTGATGACTCAGTGGCTGAAAGCCGCCTAA
- a CDS encoding 1-(5-phosphoribosyl)-5-[(5-phosphoribosylamino)methylideneamino]imidazole-4-carboxamide isomerase encodes MLIIPAIDLKDGQCVRLKQGRMEDSTSYGDDPVAMAARWVEAGARRLHLVDLNGAFEGKPVNGDAVTAIARAYPNLPIQIGGGIRTAETIEHYLSAGVSYVIIGTKAVKEPEFVSEMCRAFPGHIIVGLDAKDGYVATDGWAEVSSIKATELAKRFANDGVSSIVYTDIARDGMMQGVNVEATAALAREGGLPVIASGGVTNLDDIHALCDVADSGILGAITGRAIYEGSLDVADAQRLSDQLTGGHK; translated from the coding sequence ATGTTGATAATTCCCGCGATTGATCTCAAAGACGGCCAGTGTGTGCGTTTAAAACAGGGCCGCATGGAAGACTCAACGTCCTACGGCGATGACCCAGTAGCAATGGCTGCCCGCTGGGTTGAAGCGGGCGCTCGACGCCTTCACTTGGTAGACCTCAACGGTGCTTTTGAAGGCAAGCCGGTCAACGGTGATGCGGTCACCGCCATTGCCCGCGCTTACCCTAACCTACCCATTCAGATTGGCGGCGGTATTCGCACCGCTGAAACCATTGAGCACTACCTCAGCGCGGGTGTCTCTTACGTCATTATTGGCACAAAAGCTGTTAAAGAGCCGGAGTTCGTTAGTGAAATGTGCCGCGCTTTCCCCGGCCACATTATTGTTGGTCTAGATGCTAAAGATGGCTATGTGGCCACCGACGGCTGGGCAGAAGTCTCATCTATTAAGGCAACCGAGCTTGCCAAGCGGTTTGCTAACGACGGCGTTTCCAGCATTGTTTATACCGACATCGCCCGGGATGGCATGATGCAGGGCGTGAACGTTGAAGCCACCGCCGCGCTTGCCCGCGAAGGCGGCCTGCCGGTGATTGCCTCAGGCGGCGTAACCAACCTGGATGACATTCACGCGCTTTGCGACGTAGCGGATAGCGGCATTCTAGGCGCCATTACCGGCCGCGCCATTTATGAAGGCAGCCTAGATGTAGCAGACGCCCAGCGCTTGAGCGATCAACTGACGGGAGGCCACAAATGA
- a CDS encoding membrane assembly protein AsmA codes for MRQLLRILLAAIGILAIAAVAAVVYVTTFLDPEDFKPRLTTVVEEQTGLNLSLEGPISWSFYPRIGVSVERARAWLPEQSPDDASFAAIERAEVSVAFAPLLRGEIAVDGLTLDGMRLNLERNAEGEGNWQPLLDRLAEQDNDAAETVLAPASAGPHADAGNLSVVLNIANVEVKGADIRFRDEQSQALWRVQPLNISGSNVNPVRSFPLKAMFTLTKHNRLDAEALERTPELTSEVSLETRLRLALDEERLTFENTQLTTRTRRANESDPQQLSLKASEMVARMGEQQLTINEGVLEAGLRHPENWQGSLALSLAFGLESNWGAQTAQLKDAQLTGPDGLRVSGHLNVEQWLEAPQYRGQLTAAPFTLRPWLSRAGITLNTTNKAALSDVAMTSPVEGNMQQVSLPRLSLVVDSSTFTGAASAALDGTQLNFNLEGDQLNLDHYLPGRVTAQQASRGLLRKAFAQTEGALLPQEWLRTLDLEGDLRLSQLQLAGLTFDEPRLQLRGADGVHQLSAFESRFYGGELNATGGLDASESRLQWQFSPRIVNVQVAPLIETFSEGDSPLRGRFNLEGALTTQGNTREVLTSNLNGELTARLNDGAILETNISREMCELVAQLEGEGTLRDWHTDTRFERFDATLNVRNGVVASDDLLITLPGINVQGEGEFNLTSMDFVTRANARLVDTADAACQVNPRLADLPLPMLCEGHIGDDKAQWCRFDRDAFQASVVGLLRDEAGSRVSEELEGRLGDSLDRIDERLGEGAGQELREGIRRLFN; via the coding sequence ATGAGACAGCTATTACGTATTTTGCTGGCGGCGATTGGTATTCTCGCCATCGCCGCAGTGGCGGCTGTGGTGTATGTCACCACTTTTTTAGACCCAGAGGACTTCAAGCCCCGTTTAACCACTGTTGTGGAAGAGCAAACGGGGCTTAACCTGTCACTTGAAGGCCCGATTAGTTGGTCATTTTACCCACGTATTGGCGTTAGCGTTGAGCGCGCGCGCGCGTGGCTGCCAGAGCAGTCGCCCGATGATGCTTCCTTTGCTGCCATTGAACGCGCAGAGGTGAGCGTTGCCTTTGCGCCATTACTAAGAGGTGAGATCGCCGTTGATGGGTTAACCCTCGACGGTATGCGGCTCAACCTTGAGCGTAATGCAGAGGGTGAGGGTAACTGGCAGCCGCTGCTTGACCGCTTAGCTGAACAAGATAACGACGCTGCTGAAACCGTGCTGGCGCCAGCAAGTGCTGGCCCCCATGCTGATGCGGGCAACCTTTCCGTGGTACTTAATATTGCAAACGTAGAAGTAAAAGGCGCCGACATTCGCTTCCGTGACGAGCAAAGCCAAGCACTGTGGCGGGTGCAGCCCCTTAATATTTCCGGTAGCAACGTCAATCCTGTGCGCTCGTTTCCATTAAAAGCGATGTTTACCCTCACCAAACACAATCGTTTGGATGCGGAAGCGTTAGAGCGTACGCCCGAGCTAACCAGTGAGGTGAGCCTGGAAACTCGCCTGCGGTTGGCGTTAGATGAAGAGCGTTTAACCTTTGAAAATACCCAGCTAACCACACGCACTCGGCGCGCTAATGAGAGCGACCCACAGCAGCTAAGTTTAAAAGCGTCGGAAATGGTTGCCCGCATGGGCGAGCAGCAACTTACCATCAATGAAGGTGTGTTAGAGGCCGGGCTGCGTCACCCGGAAAACTGGCAGGGCAGCCTTGCGCTTTCCCTTGCCTTTGGCTTGGAGAGTAACTGGGGCGCACAAACGGCTCAGTTAAAAGATGCTCAGCTTACCGGGCCAGATGGCCTACGGGTGAGTGGTCACTTGAATGTTGAGCAGTGGCTGGAGGCGCCGCAGTATCGGGGGCAGCTGACCGCCGCGCCCTTCACTCTGAGGCCTTGGCTCTCACGGGCAGGTATTACGCTTAATACCACCAATAAAGCAGCGCTTAGTGATGTGGCGATGACCAGCCCGGTTGAAGGCAATATGCAGCAAGTTTCCCTGCCTCGCCTCTCCTTAGTAGTGGACAGCAGTACCTTCACCGGCGCCGCATCCGCAGCGCTTGACGGCACGCAGCTAAACTTCAATTTAGAAGGCGACCAACTCAACCTGGATCACTACTTGCCAGGGCGGGTGACGGCTCAGCAAGCCAGCCGTGGTTTGCTGCGTAAAGCCTTTGCCCAAACAGAGGGCGCACTGCTGCCCCAGGAGTGGCTGCGTACGCTGGACTTGGAGGGCGACCTGCGCCTTAGCCAACTCCAATTGGCTGGGCTAACGTTTGATGAGCCGCGCCTTCAGCTACGGGGTGCCGATGGCGTTCATCAGCTATCCGCATTCGAGTCGCGCTTTTATGGCGGCGAACTCAATGCCACTGGGGGGCTTGATGCCAGTGAGAGCAGGCTCCAATGGCAGTTCTCCCCCCGTATTGTCAACGTGCAGGTTGCGCCACTCATTGAAACCTTTAGTGAGGGCGATTCGCCGCTGCGTGGGCGCTTCAACTTGGAAGGTGCGCTCACCACCCAAGGCAATACCCGCGAAGTGCTTACCAGTAACCTTAATGGCGAGCTAACCGCTAGGCTAAATGATGGCGCAATTTTAGAAACCAATATCTCCCGGGAAATGTGTGAACTTGTGGCCCAGTTAGAGGGAGAAGGCACGCTACGTGACTGGCATACCGATACACGCTTTGAGCGCTTTGATGCCACTCTGAACGTGCGCAATGGCGTAGTGGCTAGCGATGATCTGCTGATCACGTTGCCAGGTATCAATGTCCAGGGTGAAGGTGAGTTCAACCTTACGAGCATGGATTTCGTTACCCGCGCGAATGCTCGTTTGGTCGACACTGCCGACGCCGCCTGCCAAGTGAACCCGCGTTTAGCAGACCTGCCCCTTCCCATGCTATGTGAAGGCCACATAGGGGATGACAAAGCCCAATGGTGCCGCTTTGACCGTGACGCCTTCCAAGCTTCGGTAGTGGGCCTGCTGCGTGATGAAGCCGGTAGCCGAGTGTCCGAAGAGCTTGAAGGGCGGTTAGGCGACTCCCTAGACCGTATTGATGAGCGCCTAGGAGAAGGCGCTGGCCAGGAACTGCGAGAAGGTATTCGCCGCCTGTTCAACTAA
- a CDS encoding tRNA 2-selenouridine(34) synthase MnmH, producing the protein MTLPTIPASLDLIGEGQPLIDVRAPVEFSQGSLPGAVNLPLMVDEERHQVGLTYKQQGQAAAIALGECLVGGEAKQARIAAWQAYLDRYPDAVIYCFRGGLRSQIAQQWLAEAGVQRPRIDGGWKALRHKLCQRIDAAAEQPILVVAGLTGCAKTQLINQLLNGIDLEGFAKHKGSAFGRQPEEPATQIDFEHALAKRLIGLPDKLVAEDESRQIGNANIPLTFWQALQKAPRIRIEMPLDWRLDQLRRDYIEALEQGYTAHYGQQEGWQRMQNQLANALERLAKRLGNARLQRLQRLQRMAFSAHAKGDVQAHEAWLAPLLTEYYDPLYRYHLEKQRDSLPVELHVGDWESCLDAAKQWGVDQ; encoded by the coding sequence ATGACCCTCCCTACCATCCCAGCATCGTTAGATCTTATTGGGGAAGGCCAGCCGTTAATTGATGTACGCGCCCCGGTAGAGTTTTCCCAGGGCAGCCTGCCCGGTGCGGTTAATTTACCGCTAATGGTCGATGAAGAGCGTCACCAAGTGGGCCTTACTTATAAACAGCAGGGTCAGGCTGCTGCGATTGCGCTAGGAGAATGCTTGGTCGGCGGGGAGGCAAAGCAAGCGCGTATTGCCGCTTGGCAGGCCTACCTTGACCGCTACCCAGACGCCGTTATTTATTGCTTTCGGGGCGGGTTACGTTCGCAAATTGCACAGCAATGGCTAGCGGAAGCAGGTGTTCAAAGGCCGCGTATAGACGGTGGCTGGAAAGCGCTGCGCCACAAGCTCTGTCAGCGCATAGACGCCGCCGCTGAGCAGCCTATTTTAGTGGTTGCGGGGCTCACCGGCTGCGCCAAAACACAGCTGATCAACCAACTGCTTAATGGCATTGATTTAGAAGGATTTGCCAAGCACAAAGGCTCCGCGTTTGGGCGTCAGCCGGAAGAGCCCGCCACCCAAATCGATTTTGAGCACGCCTTAGCCAAGCGTTTAATCGGGTTGCCAGATAAGCTGGTGGCAGAAGATGAGTCGCGCCAAATTGGCAACGCTAATATTCCACTAACGTTTTGGCAAGCACTGCAGAAGGCACCGCGTATCCGTATTGAAATGCCGTTGGACTGGCGACTGGATCAGTTGCGGCGAGACTATATTGAAGCCCTTGAGCAGGGTTATACCGCCCATTATGGGCAACAAGAAGGGTGGCAACGAATGCAGAACCAATTAGCCAACGCCCTTGAGCGTTTAGCTAAGCGGTTAGGCAACGCCCGTTTACAGCGGTTGCAGCGGCTACAGCGTATGGCCTTCAGTGCTCATGCAAAAGGCGATGTGCAGGCTCACGAGGCGTGGCTTGCCCCGCTGCTCACCGAATATTACGACCCGCTTTACCGCTATCATCTTGAAAAGCAGCGCGATAGCTTGCCCGTTGAGCTGCACGTGGGTGACTGGGAGAGCTGTTTAGACGCCGCTAAGCAGTGGGGCGTGGATCAGTAG
- a CDS encoding imidazole glycerol phosphate synthase, glutamine amidotransferase subunit, with amino-acid sequence MTIAVIDYGMGNLHSVAKALEHVTHENVIITRDPRRILGATRLVLPGQGAIRDCVGELERTELRGLVDDILSRQAKPLLGICVGQQMLMERSEENGGVDCLGFFQGSVDRFPANMRDEHDQRLKVPHMGWNLVAQHHDHPLWAGIDDYEHFYFVHSYFVNAADDAQMFGTTQYGNVNAHVAIGRDATFAVQFHPEKSSRAGLRLLENFVTWTP; translated from the coding sequence ATGACCATTGCGGTAATCGATTATGGAATGGGCAACCTGCACTCTGTGGCAAAGGCGCTTGAACACGTCACCCATGAAAATGTGATTATCACCCGCGACCCACGGCGCATTCTTGGCGCCACGCGCCTAGTGCTACCCGGCCAGGGCGCCATTCGCGACTGTGTCGGCGAGCTTGAGCGCACCGAACTGCGTGGTTTAGTGGACGATATTCTTAGCCGCCAAGCTAAACCCTTGCTGGGCATCTGCGTTGGTCAACAGATGTTGATGGAGCGCAGCGAAGAGAATGGTGGCGTAGACTGCCTAGGCTTTTTTCAAGGTAGCGTTGACCGCTTTCCAGCCAATATGCGCGACGAGCATGACCAGCGCTTAAAAGTCCCTCACATGGGTTGGAACCTTGTTGCCCAGCACCATGACCACCCGCTATGGGCAGGCATTGACGATTACGAGCACTTCTACTTTGTGCATAGTTACTTCGTAAATGCAGCTGACGACGCTCAGATGTTCGGCACCACCCAGTATGGCAACGTTAACGCCCACGTGGCGATTGGCCGAGACGCCACCTTTGCTGTGCAGTTCCATCCAGAAAAAAGCTCCCGTGCAGGCCTTCGCCTGCTAGAAAATTTTGTCACCTGGACGCCCTGA